Proteins from one Mycobacterium sp. EPa45 genomic window:
- a CDS encoding mycofactocin-coupled SDR family oxidoreductase translates to MPDMTGRVALITGAARGQGRAHAMRLSADGADVILIDVAGPLPPSVPYDSATPADLAETARLVTANGRQAVTAAVDTRDHDALCAAVDDAVAELGRLDVIVANAGICVPAPWDQVSPSDFRDVIDVNLVGTWNTVMAGAKHVIAGGRGGSIILVGSAAGITYEPFMIAYTASKHAVVGLARAFAAELGKYDIRVNSLNPGSVATPMGTGRMLDAMAEAASSNPALHNGFGKQLIPNAVTMPEDVANAVAWLASDESRYVTASAMCIDVGATQG, encoded by the coding sequence ATGCCGGACATGACGGGCCGAGTTGCCTTGATCACGGGAGCCGCTCGCGGACAGGGTCGTGCGCACGCGATGCGGCTCAGCGCCGACGGTGCCGACGTCATCCTGATCGACGTCGCAGGCCCGCTCCCGCCGTCTGTGCCCTACGACTCGGCGACCCCCGCCGATCTGGCGGAGACCGCGAGGCTGGTCACCGCCAATGGTCGGCAAGCCGTCACCGCGGCGGTCGACACGCGCGACCACGACGCCCTGTGCGCCGCTGTCGACGATGCCGTGGCCGAGCTCGGTCGCCTCGACGTGATCGTCGCCAACGCAGGTATCTGCGTGCCTGCTCCGTGGGATCAAGTGTCCCCGAGTGACTTCCGAGACGTTATCGACGTCAACCTGGTCGGGACGTGGAACACGGTGATGGCCGGCGCCAAGCACGTGATCGCGGGTGGCCGCGGCGGTTCTATCATCCTCGTCGGGTCGGCGGCCGGCATCACCTACGAGCCATTCATGATCGCCTATACCGCAAGCAAGCACGCCGTTGTCGGCCTGGCACGTGCATTCGCCGCCGAGCTCGGCAAGTACGACATCCGAGTGAACAGCCTCAATCCGGGTTCAGTCGCGACGCCGATGGGTACCGGCCGGATGCTGGACGCCATGGCTGAGGCTGCCAGTTCGAATCCGGCCCTGCACAACGGATTCGGAAAGCAACTGATTCCCAACGCCGTCACGATGCCCGAAGACGTGGCGAATGCCGTGGCCTGGTTGGCCTCGGATGAATCGCGCTACGTCACCGCATCCGCCATGTGCATCGACGTGGGAGCCACTCAAGGCTGA
- a CDS encoding SDR family NAD(P)-dependent oxidoreductase translates to MGTLDRRTAFILGASAGIAKASAKLLAADGATLFLLGRSSTRLEATRAEIIEGAPDAHVVIQKGDPEDEETVKAAAEAAHAVAGRLDIVVGTVASGGTGPLVEQDLDTFTNFVMGNLRSNFLALRYSAPLMTDGGSIVFVSSTSSHIPMDGLGHYSAGKAALEMLIRVAASELGPKRIRVNAVRPGLTEAATTQGYIHLPELTTSFLERVPLGRLGVSDDIAPAIRYLAGPESSWVTGQSFAIDGGNEVRGAPRGPMFTV, encoded by the coding sequence ATGGGAACTCTCGACCGTCGTACTGCTTTCATCCTCGGGGCTTCGGCGGGCATCGCGAAGGCGAGCGCGAAGCTGCTTGCCGCTGATGGCGCCACACTCTTTTTGTTGGGCCGCTCCTCTACGCGGTTGGAGGCTACTCGCGCAGAGATCATCGAGGGGGCGCCGGATGCGCACGTTGTGATCCAGAAGGGCGACCCGGAGGACGAGGAGACGGTCAAGGCCGCGGCGGAGGCCGCGCATGCGGTTGCGGGACGTCTCGACATCGTCGTCGGCACAGTCGCATCCGGTGGTACCGGGCCGCTGGTGGAGCAAGACCTGGACACCTTCACCAACTTCGTCATGGGCAACCTGCGGTCGAACTTTCTGGCGCTGCGTTACTCGGCGCCGCTGATGACCGACGGCGGGTCGATCGTGTTCGTGTCGTCCACGTCGTCGCACATTCCGATGGACGGGCTCGGCCATTATTCGGCTGGCAAGGCAGCGTTGGAGATGCTCATCCGCGTGGCAGCATCAGAACTCGGCCCGAAGCGAATTCGCGTCAATGCGGTGCGCCCGGGGCTCACCGAGGCCGCGACCACTCAGGGCTACATCCACCTGCCGGAGCTGACGACCAGCTTCTTGGAGCGGGTTCCGTTGGGGCGGCTCGGCGTTTCCGACGACATCGCCCCGGCGATCCGCTATCTCGCCGGCCCCGAGTCGAGCTGGGTGACTGGGCAGAGCTTCGCAATCGATGGCGGCAATGAAGTCAGGGGTGCGCCCCGCGGCCCGATGTTCACCGTGTGA